One Hordeum vulgare subsp. vulgare chromosome 4H, MorexV3_pseudomolecules_assembly, whole genome shotgun sequence DNA window includes the following coding sequences:
- the LOC123449164 gene encoding glucan endo-1,3-beta-glucosidase 11-like: MPLRDGLRRRLQRAGCIHLAAALCVLALAVASDAAPAPVSLLGINYGRVGNNLPPPQAALPLLQGLGIARVRLYDPEPGVLRAFARTGIELYVGVPDQCLAAVAEPAGAASWLKDSILPYLPDTKIVALTVGNEVLTGNNTALTRNLLPAMESLHAALAAANLDKQIAVTTAHNLGILGTSYPPSAGAFRKDLLPYLCSILDFHAKTGSPFLVNAYPYFAYSDDPKGIHLEYALLEPSYPGVPDANTGLHYPNLLVAQVDAAYHAISAANSAAARVVEIRISETGWPSAGDANEKAATPESAARYNSNVMRLVAEWKGTPLKPNVPLRVYVFALFNENTKPGPASERNYGLFKPDSTPVYPLTYKPAGGGIGGGNSTGGDNDYYDISAASREPTGRRWTWAQAAVSGGVAALIHGCSLRY; the protein is encoded by the exons ATGCCGCTCCGCGACGGCCTCCGGCGGCGGCTCCAGCGCGCAGGCTGCATCCATCTCGCCGCGGCGCTGTGCGTGCTCGCGCTCGCGGTCGCGTCGGACGCCGCGCCGGCGCCGGTGTCGCTGCTGGGCATCAACTACGGCCGCGTGGGGAACAACCTGCCGCCGCCGCAGGCCGCGCTTCCCCTGCTCCAGGGCCTCGGCATTGCGCGCGTGCGGCTCTACGACCCCGAGCCTGGCGTGCTGCGCGCCTTCGCCAGGACCGGGATCGAGCTCTACGTCGGCGTGCCCGACCAGTGCCTCGCCGCGGTCGCCGAGCCGGCCGGCGCCGCGTCCTGGCTCAAGGACAGCATCCTGCCCTACCTGCCCGACACCAAGATCGTCGCGCTCACCGTCGGCAACGAGGTGCTCACGGGCAACAACACCGCGCTCACCCGCAACCTGCTCCCGGCCATGGAGTCGCTCCACGCCGCGCTCGCCGCGGCCAACCTCGACAAGCAGATCGCCGTCACGACCGCGCACAACCTCGGCATCCTCGGGACGTCCTACCCGCCCTCGGCGGGGGCCTTCCGGAAGGACCTGCTCCCGTACCTCTGCTCCATCCTCGACTTCCACGCCAAGACAGGCTCGCCGTTCCTGGTGAACGCGTACCCCTACTTCGCCTACTCCGACGATCCCAAGGGCATACACCTGGAGTACGCTCTCCTCGAGCCGAGCTACCCCGGCGTCCCGGACGCCAACACCGGGCTCCACTACCCCAACCTGCTCGTGGCGCAGGTCGACGCCGCGTACCACGCCATCTCGGCGGCGAACAGCGCGGCGGCGCGGGTGGTGGAGATACGGATCTCCGAGACGGGGTGGCCTTCCGCGGGGGACGCGAACGAGAAGGCCGCCACGCCGGAGAGCGCGGCTCGGTACAACAGCAACGTGATGCGGCTGGTGGCGGAGTGGAAGGGCACGCCGCTCAAGCCCAACGTGCCGCTGCGCGTCTACGTGTTCGCGCTCTTCAACGAGAACACCAAGCCCGGGCCGGCGTCCGAGCGCAACTACGGCCTGTTCAAGCCCGACAGCACGCCGGTGTACCCGCTGACGTACAAGCCTGCGGGCGGCGGAATCGGCGGGGGCAACAGCACCGGCGGAGACAACGACTACTACGACATCTCGGCTGCGTCGCGGGAGCCCACG GGTCGGCGGTGGACATGGGCGCAAGCTGCTGTGTCAGGAGGTGTTGCTGCCCTCATTCATGGTTGCAGCCTGAGGtactga